One genomic window of Polyangium aurulentum includes the following:
- a CDS encoding PQQ-binding-like beta-propeller repeat protein yields the protein MSSKTKKRAITANVAGLAGFFLAIAAGASGCGGSGVEPPGNTGGAGGAGGAGGVGGAGGAGGAGGVGGSGGAGGAPCVPVDDGNPCTLDLCKDDVAVHEPAEAGTACMAGSSLCDGQGSCVECLAPEHCPGADDACKTRTCTQGTCGASFTPAGVEVPGQTPADCKKVVCDGSGSTIEEADDLDLPVDNNACTDDLCTAGAPSNPIKAQGTPCGDSMGSTLVCDASGACVGCNTAAECPGTDDECKARTCERGVCGFSMTAAGTPVAAQTAGDCVKSICDGSGNITNAPDDADVPSDDGNVCTDEACNAGVPSHSPSADGTSCTDGNECTTGDGCQAGACTSGAPVVCAALDACHIAGTCDPQTGECSNPPVVCNPGTACVNGACLATEAVTYQINPFHDGSQIGNPLPLPLTKKWSVNLGGQISYPLIAGGRVFVTVGKQPNYGTKLHALDEHTGAPLWGPLTISGTYFFSGAAYDAGKVYVVNFDGVLRAFDAATGTFLWGKQMPGQYAFSSPPTAVDGKVYVGGAGSGGTLYAVDGANGDVLWSMPVAGGDSSAPVVAPGGVYVSYLCNNVYDFDPASGALLWQYPGNCSGGAGRTAALFEGKLYAREPGLAASLILDAQTGQSTGTFQAGPIPAFHGSRGFFVYQGKLDARDVTTLQSQWSFAPAAGLVSAPIVVGNQVFVGASNGDLYALDEQTGAVLWSGNVGGPIYAPDEHKVASPLTGLAAADGVLIVPAGDVLVGY from the coding sequence ATGTCTAGCAAGACGAAAAAACGGGCGATCACGGCGAACGTGGCGGGCTTGGCGGGGTTTTTCCTGGCGATTGCGGCGGGAGCGTCGGGGTGCGGCGGATCGGGCGTGGAGCCGCCGGGGAACACGGGCGGCGCGGGCGGTGCGGGCGGCGCGGGCGGCGTGGGCGGCGCGGGCGGTGCGGGCGGCGCGGGAGGTGTTGGCGGCTCCGGCGGTGCGGGCGGCGCCCCGTGCGTGCCTGTCGACGATGGCAATCCGTGTACGTTGGATCTGTGCAAGGACGACGTGGCGGTCCACGAGCCGGCGGAGGCGGGCACCGCGTGCATGGCGGGCAGCAGCCTTTGCGACGGTCAGGGAAGCTGTGTCGAGTGCCTCGCGCCCGAGCATTGCCCAGGCGCGGACGACGCCTGCAAGACGCGCACGTGCACGCAAGGCACCTGTGGAGCGAGCTTCACTCCGGCAGGCGTCGAAGTCCCCGGCCAGACGCCCGCCGATTGCAAGAAGGTCGTGTGCGACGGCAGTGGCAGCACCATCGAGGAAGCCGACGATCTCGACCTCCCCGTCGACAACAACGCTTGCACCGACGATCTGTGCACGGCAGGGGCGCCGTCGAATCCGATCAAGGCGCAGGGAACGCCGTGCGGCGATTCGATGGGCAGCACGCTCGTGTGCGACGCCAGCGGCGCGTGCGTCGGGTGTAACACGGCGGCCGAGTGTCCAGGCACGGACGACGAGTGCAAGGCCCGCACGTGCGAGCGCGGCGTCTGCGGCTTCTCCATGACCGCGGCGGGCACCCCCGTGGCCGCACAGACCGCGGGCGATTGCGTGAAGAGCATCTGCGATGGAAGCGGAAACATCACCAATGCCCCCGACGACGCCGATGTGCCCTCCGACGACGGCAACGTCTGCACGGACGAGGCCTGCAATGCCGGCGTCCCCTCCCATTCGCCGTCGGCCGACGGCACTTCCTGCACGGATGGCAATGAATGCACGACGGGCGATGGCTGCCAGGCCGGCGCGTGCACGAGCGGGGCGCCCGTGGTGTGCGCTGCGCTCGACGCGTGCCACATCGCGGGCACGTGCGACCCGCAGACGGGCGAATGTTCGAATCCGCCCGTCGTATGCAATCCGGGCACGGCGTGCGTCAACGGAGCCTGCCTCGCGACGGAGGCCGTGACGTATCAGATCAACCCGTTCCACGACGGGTCCCAGATCGGCAATCCCCTCCCGTTGCCTCTGACCAAGAAATGGTCCGTGAACCTGGGGGGCCAGATCTCTTATCCCCTCATCGCCGGGGGTCGTGTCTTCGTCACCGTCGGGAAGCAGCCCAATTACGGGACCAAGCTCCATGCGCTCGACGAGCACACCGGCGCGCCCCTGTGGGGTCCCCTGACCATCTCGGGCACGTATTTCTTTTCCGGTGCCGCGTACGACGCAGGCAAGGTCTACGTGGTGAATTTCGACGGCGTGCTGCGGGCGTTCGACGCCGCGACCGGGACCTTCCTCTGGGGCAAGCAGATGCCCGGTCAATACGCCTTCAGCTCGCCGCCCACCGCGGTCGACGGCAAGGTTTACGTCGGCGGAGCCGGCTCGGGCGGCACGCTCTACGCCGTGGATGGCGCGAACGGCGACGTCCTCTGGTCGATGCCCGTCGCGGGGGGTGACAGCAGCGCGCCCGTGGTCGCGCCGGGTGGAGTCTACGTCTCCTATCTCTGCAACAACGTTTACGACTTCGATCCTGCGAGCGGCGCGCTCCTTTGGCAGTACCCGGGCAATTGCTCGGGCGGCGCCGGCAGGACGGCTGCCCTCTTCGAAGGCAAGCTGTACGCGCGCGAGCCGGGCCTCGCGGCCTCGCTGATCCTCGACGCCCAGACGGGCCAATCGACCGGCACCTTCCAGGCCGGACCGATCCCCGCCTTCCACGGCTCGCGCGGGTTCTTCGTGTATCAGGGCAAGCTCGACGCGCGCGACGTCACGACGCTGCAGAGCCAGTGGTCCTTCGCGCCTGCCGCGGGGCTCGTGTCGGCGCCCATCGTCGTCGGCAATCAGGTCTTCGTGGGCGCGTCGAACGGCGATCTGTATGCGCTCGACGAGCAAACGGGCGCCGTTCTGTGGTCGGGGAACGTCGGCGGGCCCATCTACGCGCCCGACGAGCACAAGGTCGCCTCCCCGCTCACCGGCCTCGCGGCCGCCGACGGCGTGCTCATCGTCCCGGCCGGCGACGTACTCGTGGGCTACTGA
- a CDS encoding PIN domain-containing protein gives MSTAIILDAGPLAMVTHRGGVPEIDACKRWLSGLLARGARVVIPEIADYETRRELLRASKTSSVARLDALATTVEFLPITTAAMRHAAQLWAEARQQGRPTADPKALDADVILAAQALTLDATAVIVATTNVAHLARFVQANAWREIR, from the coding sequence ATGAGCACCGCCATCATCCTCGACGCAGGCCCGCTCGCCATGGTCACGCACCGGGGCGGCGTGCCCGAGATAGACGCGTGCAAACGCTGGCTCTCGGGCCTGCTCGCGCGCGGCGCCCGCGTCGTCATCCCCGAGATAGCGGACTACGAGACACGCAGGGAGCTTTTGCGCGCTAGCAAGACCAGCAGTGTCGCGCGGCTCGACGCCCTGGCCACCACGGTCGAGTTCCTGCCCATCACTACCGCAGCCATGCGTCACGCAGCACAGCTCTGGGCCGAGGCGCGGCAACAAGGACGCCCGACGGCCGACCCGAAGGCCCTCGACGCTGACGTCATCCTTGCCGCGCAGGCGCTGACCCTGGACGCCACTGCGGTGATCGTCGCGACGACCAACGTCGCCCACCTCGCCAGGTTCGTCCAGGCCAATGCATGGAGGGAGATCCGCTGA
- a CDS encoding YgfZ/GcvT domain-containing protein, giving the protein MTPADLATQRRALRQGALLLPAPQLGTIAVRGGDRQTWLNGMVTCDVAKIPQRGGAYGFAVAKNGKLLAELRVLFEDERILLGAPRERLDMLREHFERYIIMEDAELADASDEVTWLLAHGPAAADLVPVAREAGALAVASVDTTGLGGAAIALPHDAVSAAIERLCRHDRALVALGSDEAWDTLRIEIGLPRWGVDFDDQNYPQEAGLERLGVSFQKGCYLGQEAVFMLQNRGHVKKKLVPLAIEGTAELSAGAEITGPEGAAVGQVTSWVPSADAAELIALGYVKYKQANPGNTLSVGGRAARVLGKPEA; this is encoded by the coding sequence ATGACTCCCGCCGATCTTGCCACCCAGCGTCGCGCCCTTCGCCAGGGCGCCCTCCTCCTCCCCGCGCCCCAGCTCGGCACCATCGCCGTTCGCGGCGGCGATCGGCAGACATGGCTCAACGGCATGGTCACCTGTGACGTCGCCAAGATCCCGCAACGCGGCGGCGCGTACGGGTTCGCCGTCGCCAAGAACGGCAAGCTCCTCGCCGAGCTGCGCGTCCTCTTCGAAGACGAGCGCATCCTCCTCGGCGCACCGCGCGAGCGCCTCGACATGCTCCGCGAGCACTTCGAGCGCTACATCATCATGGAAGACGCCGAGCTCGCCGACGCCTCCGACGAGGTCACCTGGCTCCTCGCCCACGGCCCCGCCGCCGCCGACCTCGTCCCCGTCGCCCGCGAAGCCGGTGCGCTCGCCGTCGCGTCCGTCGATACGACGGGCCTCGGCGGCGCGGCCATCGCTCTGCCGCACGATGCAGTGAGCGCCGCGATCGAGCGCCTCTGCCGCCACGATCGCGCCCTCGTCGCGCTCGGCTCCGACGAGGCATGGGACACGCTGCGGATCGAGATCGGTCTGCCGCGCTGGGGCGTCGACTTCGACGATCAGAACTACCCGCAAGAGGCCGGGCTCGAGCGCCTCGGCGTCTCCTTCCAGAAGGGCTGCTACCTCGGGCAGGAGGCCGTGTTCATGCTCCAGAACCGCGGCCACGTGAAGAAGAAGCTCGTCCCGCTCGCCATCGAAGGCACGGCCGAGCTGTCTGCGGGCGCCGAGATCACAGGGCCCGAAGGTGCCGCGGTCGGGCAGGTGACGAGCTGGGTCCCGAGCGCAGACGCCGCCGAGCTCATCGCCCTCGGATACGTCAAGTACAAGCAGGCAAACCCGGGGAACACGCTCTCGGTCGGCGGCCGCGCCGCGCGCGTCCTCGGCAAGCCAGAAGCTTGA
- a CDS encoding Eco57I restriction-modification methylase domain-containing protein: protein MTPPPAIDALAAAYRAARRAGAPQTIVDEALFRAFARARGIELSQPIELPRDLSDRAAESVTRLAAFPVPPELPIHAFGRIFERSLDDPQRKAEGIFYTPAPITRLLVERALGGAIRERRAEALEAHAHPVDALLAFRRALFDLVILDPACGTGAFLLAAHELLADEIRRVDRELSDLGAAPPQAPGPPLSLHGIDRDPVAIGIARLSLWLAAGTHVPPRGIDDRVRPGDAVLSEPPPGRFDVVLGNPPFVRGERLRAHKALLRRDFASYHGAADLFVYFIERALALLAPGGRLGFVVSASLLRAEYATRLRALLRTRTTIELLVDLGDTRAFPDAPDAYPALLVARASPPPLPHVTQGAALARGDDLASIADKLRPVAIHDQPDRGWGVAAPPLRRILDTLFARGRPLGELVREPVYRGILTGRTSAFVIGRAARDALVSADPASAHLFKPVLRGQDLDSFHQRDTGLFLIFTRRGIDIDAYPAVRAHLERFRASLEPRDPDAPTAAGRKPGRYRWFEIQDAASYFPAFDAPKIVWPDIARRPRFSFDEHGRYLTNLGYFLPRGDLALLAVLASRPLWFALSQISLPLGERRGVTRYRLFARFIERLPIPTRDAATDRRLADLARELGELCRARAEDTSNAAEISARIASCEEEIAEHVARAFGLDAGDLRVIEEATGYAYGEP, encoded by the coding sequence GTGACGCCTCCGCCCGCCATCGACGCGCTCGCCGCGGCCTACCGCGCAGCTCGTCGCGCGGGCGCACCACAGACGATCGTCGACGAGGCCCTCTTCAGGGCGTTTGCCCGCGCGCGGGGGATCGAGCTTTCACAGCCGATCGAGCTTCCGCGAGACCTCTCCGACCGAGCGGCCGAGAGCGTCACGCGCCTCGCCGCCTTCCCCGTCCCGCCCGAGCTGCCCATCCACGCCTTCGGCCGCATCTTCGAGCGATCGCTCGACGACCCGCAGCGCAAGGCCGAGGGCATCTTCTACACCCCCGCGCCCATCACACGGCTGCTCGTCGAGCGCGCGCTCGGAGGGGCCATCCGCGAGCGCCGCGCCGAGGCCCTCGAAGCGCACGCCCATCCCGTCGACGCGCTTCTCGCCTTCCGCCGCGCGCTCTTCGACCTCGTCATCCTCGACCCCGCCTGCGGCACGGGCGCCTTCCTCCTCGCCGCGCACGAGCTGCTCGCCGACGAGATCCGCCGCGTCGATCGCGAGCTTTCCGATCTCGGCGCCGCGCCGCCCCAGGCGCCCGGCCCGCCACTGTCGCTCCACGGCATCGATCGCGATCCCGTCGCGATCGGCATCGCGCGTCTGTCGCTCTGGCTCGCCGCAGGCACGCATGTGCCGCCTCGCGGGATCGACGATCGCGTGCGCCCAGGGGACGCCGTGCTCTCCGAGCCGCCGCCCGGACGCTTCGATGTCGTCCTCGGCAACCCTCCGTTCGTGCGCGGCGAGCGCCTGCGCGCGCACAAGGCTCTCCTGCGTCGCGACTTCGCGAGCTACCACGGCGCGGCCGATCTCTTCGTCTACTTCATCGAGCGCGCCCTCGCGCTGCTCGCGCCCGGCGGCCGGCTCGGCTTCGTCGTGAGCGCGAGCCTTCTGCGCGCCGAGTACGCGACCCGCCTGCGCGCCCTGTTGCGCACGCGCACCACGATCGAGCTGCTCGTCGATCTCGGCGACACCCGCGCCTTCCCCGACGCGCCCGACGCGTATCCCGCGCTCCTCGTCGCGCGCGCCTCGCCGCCGCCCCTGCCGCACGTCACGCAAGGCGCGGCCCTCGCGCGCGGTGACGATCTCGCGTCCATCGCCGACAAGCTCCGCCCCGTCGCCATCCACGATCAACCCGATCGCGGCTGGGGGGTCGCCGCGCCCCCGTTACGCCGCATCCTCGACACGCTCTTCGCCCGTGGCAGGCCCCTCGGCGAGCTCGTGCGCGAGCCTGTTTACCGCGGAATCCTCACCGGACGCACGAGCGCCTTCGTCATCGGACGCGCGGCGCGTGACGCGCTCGTCTCGGCCGATCCCGCCTCCGCGCACCTCTTCAAGCCCGTCCTGCGCGGCCAGGATCTCGACTCGTTTCACCAGCGCGACACCGGCCTGTTTCTGATCTTCACCCGGCGCGGCATCGACATCGACGCCTACCCCGCGGTGCGCGCCCACCTCGAGCGCTTCCGCGCCTCGCTCGAGCCCCGCGATCCCGACGCCCCCACCGCCGCCGGCCGCAAGCCCGGCCGCTACCGATGGTTCGAGATCCAGGACGCCGCCTCGTACTTCCCCGCCTTCGACGCGCCCAAGATCGTCTGGCCCGACATCGCGCGCAGGCCGCGCTTCTCCTTCGACGAGCACGGCCGGTACCTGACGAACCTCGGCTACTTCTTGCCGAGGGGAGACCTCGCGCTGCTCGCCGTGCTCGCGAGCCGCCCGCTCTGGTTCGCGCTGTCGCAGATCTCGCTCCCGCTCGGCGAGCGCCGCGGCGTCACGCGCTACAGGCTCTTCGCCCGCTTCATCGAGCGACTCCCGATCCCCACGCGCGACGCCGCGACCGATCGACGCCTCGCAGACCTCGCACGCGAGCTCGGGGAGCTGTGCCGCGCGCGTGCCGAGGACACGAGCAACGCAGCCGAGATCTCGGCGCGCATCGCGAGCTGCGAGGAGGAGATCGCCGAGCACGTCGCGCGGGCCTTCGGCCTCGACGCCGGTGACCTCCGCGTGATCGAGGAGGCCACCGGCTACGCGTACGGCGAACCGTGA
- a CDS encoding Glu/Leu/Phe/Val family dehydrogenase, which translates to MDNQQMAIPSGSVSLSTPPAAQHKYEFFKVVQGYLDEAARVIELPEYIKTILSQPKNEIIINFPVKMDDGSVRLFKGYRVQHNNLLGPYKGGIRYHEGVTLDDVKALAAMMTWKCALMNLPLGGGKGGVKFDPNGVSRQELQRITRRFFHSLGNNIGPDTDIPAPDVGTDAKAMAWAVDTYMNTVGSLFRQSVKGVVTGKPVAIGGTLGREKATGQGLVYCIQEWAEERDFPLGGATLIVQGFGNVGSFTALILSKLGASTVAVGDHTGYLYNPEGFNPHKLQDYVKKNRSIAGYPGGKPISREEFFKLKADIFIPAALENQIGVEEAKNLQVKMIAEGANGPCSPEGEQILIDRGIDILPDVLANAGGVTVSYYEWVQNKRSESWSLEEVDTRLEKAMKRAYREVVEMSRQRKCSMRIGAYAVALQRIAAAYGEREIFP; encoded by the coding sequence ATGGATAATCAACAGATGGCCATCCCGAGCGGCAGCGTGTCGCTCAGCACTCCCCCGGCCGCCCAGCACAAGTACGAGTTCTTCAAGGTCGTCCAAGGCTATCTGGACGAGGCGGCCCGGGTGATCGAGCTGCCCGAATACATCAAGACGATCCTGAGCCAGCCGAAGAACGAGATCATCATCAACTTCCCGGTGAAGATGGATGACGGCTCGGTGCGGCTCTTCAAGGGCTACCGCGTCCAGCACAATAACCTGCTCGGGCCTTACAAGGGCGGCATCCGCTATCACGAGGGCGTCACGCTCGACGACGTCAAGGCGCTCGCGGCGATGATGACGTGGAAGTGCGCGCTGATGAACCTGCCGCTCGGCGGCGGCAAGGGCGGCGTCAAGTTCGATCCGAACGGCGTGTCGCGGCAGGAGCTGCAGCGCATCACGCGCCGGTTCTTCCACTCGCTCGGCAACAACATCGGCCCGGACACCGACATCCCCGCGCCCGACGTCGGCACCGACGCGAAGGCGATGGCGTGGGCCGTCGACACGTACATGAACACCGTCGGCTCGCTCTTCCGCCAGTCGGTCAAGGGTGTCGTGACGGGCAAGCCCGTCGCGATCGGCGGCACGCTCGGTCGCGAGAAGGCGACGGGCCAGGGCCTCGTGTACTGCATCCAGGAGTGGGCCGAGGAGCGCGACTTCCCGCTCGGCGGCGCGACGCTCATCGTGCAGGGCTTCGGCAACGTCGGATCGTTCACCGCGCTGATCCTCTCGAAGCTCGGCGCCTCGACGGTCGCGGTCGGAGATCACACGGGCTACCTCTACAACCCCGAGGGCTTCAACCCGCACAAGCTGCAGGACTACGTGAAGAAGAACCGCAGCATCGCGGGCTACCCGGGCGGCAAGCCCATCAGCCGCGAGGAGTTCTTCAAGCTGAAGGCCGACATCTTCATCCCCGCCGCGCTCGAGAACCAGATCGGCGTCGAGGAGGCGAAGAACCTCCAGGTCAAGATGATCGCCGAGGGCGCCAACGGCCCCTGCTCTCCCGAGGGCGAGCAGATCCTGATCGATCGCGGCATCGACATCCTGCCCGACGTTCTCGCGAACGCCGGCGGCGTGACCGTGAGCTACTACGAGTGGGTGCAGAACAAGCGCTCCGAGAGCTGGTCGCTCGAAGAGGTCGACACGCGCCTCGAGAAGGCGATGAAGCGCGCCTATCGCGAGGTCGTCGAGATGAGCCGCCAGCGCAAGTGCTCGATGCGCATCGGCGCCTACGCCGTGGCCCTGCAGCGCATCGCCGCCGCCTACGGCGAGCGCGAGATCTTCCCCTGA
- a CDS encoding phosphatidate cytidylyltransferase has protein sequence MARSNLATRFLTAAVGIPAILALLYLGPPWGFALFIGVAILVGALELFGMTHDKDAPSRVIGVAITLGVFAVLWLFGADPRVLVGVMLLLPIVALFVTLARLGAIETSALRAMSMGFGPLWLGGGLGALALLRRDAGAEGPGFVVLSLALAWLSDTGAYFAGRFLGKHKLYAAVSPKKTVEGAFGGLAAAVLGAVLGHYVFVRSMPLLDGIVLAVVAGSLGQAGDLAESMIKRSFGVKDSGGIVPGHGGILDRVDALIVTGTFTYLYVLWLWPGA, from the coding sequence TTGGCCCGCTCGAACCTCGCCACGCGTTTCCTCACTGCCGCAGTCGGCATCCCCGCGATCCTCGCGCTGCTCTACCTCGGTCCGCCGTGGGGCTTCGCGCTCTTCATCGGCGTCGCCATCCTCGTCGGAGCGCTCGAGCTGTTCGGGATGACGCACGACAAGGACGCCCCCTCTCGCGTCATCGGCGTCGCGATCACGCTCGGCGTCTTCGCGGTGCTCTGGCTCTTCGGCGCCGATCCGCGCGTGCTCGTCGGCGTGATGCTTCTCCTGCCGATCGTGGCGCTCTTCGTGACGCTCGCGCGGCTCGGGGCGATCGAGACGTCGGCCTTGCGCGCGATGTCGATGGGCTTCGGTCCGCTGTGGCTCGGCGGTGGTCTCGGCGCGCTCGCGCTGCTCAGGCGTGACGCGGGCGCGGAGGGGCCGGGGTTCGTCGTGCTGTCGCTCGCGCTCGCGTGGCTCAGCGACACGGGCGCGTACTTCGCGGGTCGGTTCCTGGGCAAACACAAGCTCTACGCGGCGGTGAGCCCGAAGAAGACCGTGGAGGGCGCGTTCGGCGGCCTCGCGGCGGCGGTGCTCGGCGCGGTGCTCGGGCACTACGTCTTCGTGCGCTCGATGCCGCTCCTCGACGGGATCGTGCTCGCGGTCGTGGCGGGCAGCCTCGGGCAGGCGGGCGACCTCGCCGAGTCGATGATCAAGCGCTCCTTCGGCGTCAAGGACTCGGGCGGGATCGTGCCCGGCCACGGTGGGATCCTCGACCGTGTGGACGCGCTCATCGTCACCGGCACTTTCACCTATCTCTATGTGCTCTGGCTCTGGCCAGGGGCCTAA
- the uppS gene encoding polyprenyl diphosphate synthase encodes MTYVDARNLPHHVGIIMDGNGRWAELRGEPREAGHKAGSAAVRRVVRAARRLGLTALTLYAFSEQNWARPSGEVDALMGLLREFLVSERGEILQHEIRLVAIGELDRLPEIVRESLDPLRGASAENRKMTLALALSYGGQEEIARATREIAMDVRDGKLDPASIDVRALASRMPSLGVGEPDLIIRTGGEHRLSNFLLYGAAYAELAFTDVLWPDFTEVDFFEAIASYQRRERRFGRVLSRDASSVSPSSVTPGAPLCPDTDGAMRV; translated from the coding sequence ATGACGTACGTAGACGCCCGCAATCTGCCTCACCACGTCGGGATCATCATGGATGGCAACGGCCGATGGGCCGAGCTGCGCGGCGAGCCTCGTGAAGCCGGCCACAAAGCCGGCAGCGCAGCGGTCCGTCGCGTGGTGCGCGCCGCGCGCAGGCTCGGGCTCACGGCGCTGACGCTCTACGCGTTCAGCGAGCAAAACTGGGCGCGGCCTTCGGGGGAGGTCGACGCGCTCATGGGCCTTCTGCGCGAGTTTCTGGTCTCCGAGCGCGGGGAGATCCTCCAGCACGAGATCCGCCTCGTCGCGATCGGCGAGCTGGATCGGCTGCCCGAGATCGTGCGCGAGTCGCTCGATCCGCTCCGCGGCGCCTCGGCGGAGAACCGCAAGATGACGCTCGCCCTGGCGCTGTCGTACGGCGGCCAGGAGGAGATCGCGCGGGCGACGCGGGAGATCGCGATGGATGTGCGCGACGGCAAGCTCGATCCGGCGTCGATCGACGTGCGCGCGCTCGCCTCGCGCATGCCGAGCCTCGGCGTGGGCGAGCCCGACCTCATCATCCGCACGGGCGGCGAGCATCGCTTGTCGAACTTCCTCCTCTACGGCGCCGCGTACGCCGAGCTCGCCTTCACCGACGTGCTCTGGCCGGATTTCACCGAGGTCGACTTCTTCGAGGCCATCGCCAGCTATCAACGACGCGAGCGGCGCTTCGGGCGCGTGCTATCACGCGACGCCTCCTCCGTGTCTCCTTCCTCCGTCACGCCCGGCGCGCCTCTGTGTCCGGACACCGACGGCGCGATGAGGGTTTGA
- a CDS encoding 3-keto-5-aminohexanoate cleavage protein: protein MSIGVGLTVTLRVRIAAHDAHYAGELVDGARMLALFGDVATELLIRLDGDEGLFRAYEAVEFLAPVRAGDYIEATGIITKVGNTSRTMAFEARKVVANVREPGLAPSAADALSEPVVVCRAIGTCVVPKEMQRRPRLILPALSAPAADLVAGLPEPRPIITPAPHVIVTPPASELILTAAIVGAEVTREHTPHLPITAAELADEAARCRDAGAAVIHLHVRNPDGTASQSTDLFGEAIARIREKTDVIIQTSTGGAVGMSIEERLGPLPHRPEMATLNCGSLNFGDDVFVNTRPDIRAIAKRLRDAGSIAELECYEVGHIHEALALFKDGHLVEPLHFQFVLGVPGGIAATEDVVRFMLSQIPQGATWAVAAVGRHQRPMTELAMRLGGHARVGLEDNIYLEKGVLAEGSAPLVARAAAYAKSIGREVVDPDRARKLLGIVTSAS, encoded by the coding sequence ATGAGCATCGGGGTTGGTCTGACGGTGACGCTGCGGGTCCGTATCGCAGCGCACGACGCACACTATGCGGGCGAGCTGGTCGATGGGGCTCGCATGCTGGCGCTGTTCGGCGACGTCGCCACCGAGCTTTTGATCCGGCTCGACGGCGATGAGGGTTTGTTCCGCGCGTACGAGGCCGTCGAGTTCCTCGCGCCCGTACGAGCGGGCGACTACATCGAGGCCACGGGCATCATCACCAAGGTTGGGAACACGTCGCGAACGATGGCGTTCGAGGCGCGCAAGGTGGTGGCCAACGTGCGCGAGCCCGGGCTCGCTCCCTCGGCTGCCGACGCGCTCTCCGAGCCGGTGGTGGTTTGCCGCGCGATCGGTACCTGCGTCGTCCCCAAGGAGATGCAGCGCCGCCCGCGCCTCATCCTGCCCGCGCTCTCCGCGCCCGCCGCCGACCTCGTGGCAGGCCTGCCCGAGCCGCGGCCGATCATCACGCCTGCGCCGCACGTCATCGTAACGCCTCCCGCGTCGGAGCTCATCCTGACCGCGGCGATCGTGGGCGCCGAGGTGACGCGCGAGCACACGCCGCACCTGCCCATCACCGCCGCCGAGCTCGCCGACGAAGCCGCGCGCTGCCGCGACGCGGGCGCCGCCGTCATCCACCTGCACGTCCGCAACCCCGACGGCACCGCCTCGCAGTCGACCGATCTGTTCGGCGAGGCGATCGCGCGCATCCGCGAGAAGACCGACGTCATCATCCAGACCTCTACGGGCGGCGCCGTGGGCATGAGCATCGAGGAGCGCCTCGGGCCGCTGCCCCACAGGCCCGAGATGGCCACGCTCAACTGCGGCTCGCTCAACTTCGGCGACGACGTCTTCGTCAACACGCGCCCCGACATCCGCGCCATCGCCAAGCGCCTGCGCGACGCGGGCAGCATCGCCGAGCTCGAGTGCTACGAGGTCGGCCACATCCACGAGGCCCTCGCCCTCTTCAAGGACGGCCACCTCGTCGAGCCCTTGCACTTCCAGTTCGTCCTCGGCGTGCCCGGCGGTATCGCGGCCACCGAGGACGTCGTGAGGTTCATGCTCTCGCAGATCCCCCAGGGCGCGACGTGGGCCGTCGCCGCCGTGGGCCGGCATCAGCGCCCCATGACCGAGCTTGCCATGCGCCTCGGCGGGCACGCGCGCGTCGGTCTCGAGGACAACATCTACCTCGAGAAGGGCGTGCTCGCCGAAGGGAGCGCGCCGCTGGTGGCGCGCGCCGCCGCATATGCCAAGAGCATCGGCCGCGAGGTCGTGGATCCAGACCGCGCGCGCAAGCTGCTCGGCATCGTCACCTCCGCCTCGTAA